In a single window of the Patagioenas fasciata isolate bPatFas1 chromosome 22, bPatFas1.hap1, whole genome shotgun sequence genome:
- the HAP1 gene encoding huntingtin-associated protein 1, which yields MEIWSSPAAYDELNGNAEPGGGGADPIARELEEVLCAERVARITKTYHDIDAVTNLLDEKERDLELAARIGQSLLKQNRSLTERNELLEEQLELAKEEIAQLRHEVSMRDDLLHFYTTTTEESEPTSATSTPLRRHESSLSLHQYFQYDTLQQKLRCLEEENQKLRMEATNITTETSRYEDQEQQLMIDCVEQFSEASQQVLYLSDELAHKAEDAARQQEEISQLLAQVADLQHKCRAYGSEVEELQQHLAVAKEVQQQLRTELRDLQEKYAECGGMLQEAQEEVKSLRSRSLPNSTVSRYAAPSLLPVDSLAAEIKGTMRKGTDSSSSDYKSYWRVFETVKAVNQAAKAKSCSESPHNTPGSKQLSAAPSGGASTPHTGSESTQGEGTGEEPRAAPGRQDLEAAVQRLSARQQSHGSQERSFFEAEREHKLWQLRDGESSSGFLTPNESIVSTGTHYSGGSELTTGSGFSLGSLTYLPDKLQIVKPLEGSVTLHHWQQLARPNLGGILVPRPGVLTKDFRQLDIDLEEVYSLNDLEEDDVDASSFQLLPTSTPTKAKERPGVFLSVNNLPQTPSTFTITTCHILHPTTALTTVTPSLYNAVVPSCGPLERLSGRSPSLEPSSPVSAPGPGPPAAPMGLIRLLLVRGISASVPRTGWCWVPPQPSQFPRHADTQPFPVLGGQDRPQHHSSIFSLNLVEKLRRLGLDKVVARGEVSYTRGERRGARGALT from the exons ATGGAGATCTGGAGCAGCCCCGCCGCCTACGACGAGCTGAACGGGAACGCggagccggggggcggcggcgccgaCCCCATCGCccgggagctggaggaag TCCTGTGCGCTGAACGGGTGGCCAGGATCACCAAGACCTACCATGACATTGATGCAGTCACCAACCTGCTGGATGAG AAGGAGCGGGACCTGGAGCTGGCAGCACGCATCGGGCAGTCCCTGCTGAAGCAGAACCGGAGCCTGACCGAGCGCAACGAGCtcctggaggagcagctggagtTGGCCAAAGAGGAG ATCGCCCAGCTGCGCCATGAGGTCTCCATGCGGGATGACCTGCTCCACTTCTACACCACCACGACGGAGGAGAGCGAGCCCACCTCTGCCACCTCCACGCC gctgcgCCGGCACGAGTCCTCGCTGTCCCTGCACCAGTACTTCCAGTACGACACCTTGCAGCAGAAACTCAGGTGTCTGGAGGAGGAGAACCAGAAGCTTCGCATGGAG GCCACCAACATCACAACCGAGACCTCTCGGTACGAGGACCAGGAGCAGCAGCTGATGATCGACTGTGTGGAGCAGTTCT CCGAAGCAAGCCAGCAGGTCCTTTACCTCTCGGACGAGCTGGCGCACAAGGCGGAGGACGCGGCGCGGCAGCAGGAGGAGATCAGCCAGCTCCTGGCGCAGGTGGCCGACCTGCAGCACAAGTGCCGTGCG TACGGCTCAGAGGTGGAGGAGCTCCAGCAGCACCTGGCCGTGGCCAaggaggtgcagcagcagctccggaCGGAG CTGCGGGACCTGCAGGAGAAGTACGCGGAGTGCGGGGGGATGCTGCAGGAAGCCCAGGAGGAGGTGAAGAGCCTGCGCAGCCGCAGCCTGCCCAACAGCACCGTCAGCCGCTACGCTGCCCCCAGCCTCCTGCCTGTG GACTCACTGGCAGCTGAGATCAAGGGGACAATGAGGAAAGGGACAGACAGCTCCTCCTCGGACTACAA GAGCTACTGGCGTGTCTTTGAGACGGTGAAAGCGGTGAACCAGGCGGCCAAAGCCAAGTCTTGCTCTGAGTCTCCCCACAACACACCGGGCTCCAAGCAGTTGTCGGCTGCTCCTTCTGGAGGGGCCAGCACCCCCCACACTGGCTCAGAGAGCACCCA GGGTGAGGGGACCGGAGAGGagccccgggcagccccgggcCGGCAGGACCTGGAGGCAGCGGTGCAGCGGCTGTCGGCGCGGCAGCAGAGCCACGGCTCGCAGGAGCGCTCCTTCTTCGAGGCGGAGCGGGAGCACAAGCTTTGGCAGCTGAGGGATGGGGAGAGCTCCAGCGGCTTCCTCACCCCCAACGAGAGCATCGTCTCCACCGGGACCCACTACTCGGGGGGCTCAGAGCTCACCACCGGCTCCGGCTTCTCCCTTGGCTCCCTCACCTACTTGCCCGACAAGCTGCAGATTGTGAAGCCCCTGGAAG GCTCTGTGACACTCCACCACTGGCAGCAGCTGGCACGGCCCAACCTGGGTGGGATCCTGGTGCCCCGTCCTGGGGTGCTCACCAAAGACTTCAGGCAGCTGGACATTGACCTGGAGGAGGTCTACAGCCTCAATGACCTGGAGGAGGATGATGTGGACGCCAGCTCCTTCCAACTGCTCCCTACCTCAACACCCACCAAAGCCAAGGAGCGCCCCGGGG TGTTCCTCTCTGTTAACAACCTCCCCCAGACCCCGTCTACCTTCACCATCACCACCTGCCACATCCTCCACCCCACCACCGCTCTCACCACGGTGACACCCAG TCTATATAACGCCGTCGTGCCTTCTTGTGGGCCCCTTGAGAGGCTGAGCGGCCGCAGCCCCTCGCTGGAACCGTCCTCCCCTGTGTCAGCACCTGGCCCCGGACCCCCTGCCGCCCCCATGGGACTCATCAGACTTTTGCTGGTGCGCGGCATCTCTGCCTCCGTGCCAAGGACTGGGTGGTGTTGGGTCCCCCCAcagccctcccagttcccccGGCATGCTGACACACagcccttcccagtgctggggGGGCAGGACAGACCCCAGCATcacagcagcatcttcagcttgAACCTGGTGGAGAAACTGCGGCGCCTGGGGCTGGACAAGGTGGTGGCCAGAGGGGAGGTGTCCTACACCCGGGGAGAGCGCAGGGGAGCCCGGGGGGCGCTGACGTGA
- the LOC136111602 gene encoding gastrin/cholecystokinin-like peptide: MKVKVCTILILAIMTTGALCRPAVPGAAGDPRRPPTSLIRRDWPESLSQEQQHLISRFLPPIFTDLGHAHGDKGTEALHDHFYPDWMDFGRRSAEDSGEAA; encoded by the exons ATGAAGGTGAAGGTTTGCACCATCCTCATCCTCGCCATCATGACAACGGGCGCTCTGTGCCGGCCCGCGGTGCCGGGCGCTGCAGGGGACCCCCGCCGGCCCCCCACCAGCCTGATCCGGCGGGACTGGCCTGAGTCCCTgtcccaggagcagcagcacctcATCTCCCGGTTCCTGCCCCCCATCTTCACAG ATCTGGGACACGCGcacggggacaaggggacagaggCTTTGCACGACCACTTCTACCCCGACTGGATGGACTTCGGCCGCCGCAGCGCTGAGGACTCGGGCGAAGCCGCGTAG